AGCCTTTAACCCCGATATATATAATTCAAACAACGTATGTGACCGCTCCTGCTACACGGGTCAAATACACCCAGTGGTTGTGTCACCAATTTCTGCAAGTTCTTGCTTCAATATCTTTGCTCTGCATACAAACAAAATAAACTGAAAGGGTAAAATCCAAGTCCTGCACATGCTACCACAATGACAGTGGGCATGGCAGGGAGTGATCACTCTGGCTGCAAAAAAACACCTTTCTGTGACGTCAGGCAACATAACTCATTCATAGTGCAGCTCTCATGAATTCAGCCCGGAGACGCCCTCTTGGTTTGCAAAGCCCACACTCCCAGAGTCATGCAGGCACTGTTCCTACAAATGACACTTGACGCGTCTTTCTCTAATTTCcctatccctccacacacacacacattaaacaaCATTTGAAGTTGCAATTCATTTTCTACTCGGAAGCAAGCGGtttctcctctctctaacctgCTCCCTTTCTGGTGCTGCTCGCACGAGCTGTCAGCAGAGGGACCTCTTGTGTGTCCTGCTCGCCTGCATTTGCCCTCAGCCAATCTCTCTAAGATCCGGAGAGCAGGAGCATTGGTCTGCCTGCGGTCACGGAACTAAAACCACTACACTGCTCCTGAACAGTTGGCCCCACATCTTCCTGAACCCACAATGCTAGCAGTTCTCGGAACCTGGGTTTGCTTACACAACAGAGTGCAGCAacgcgagagaaagagagcaatCTGCGCATCTGCTGCCGGCTACACCCCTGTGGTGTAAACATTGCCAAACTTTAAACCCACTCAAATCCTGGATTAAAACGATCGGAATACGCACTTATACCATGCATTAGATGGTGCTACTGGGCGCTCCACACATCAGCCAGCCACTCACTCCCAGTGAAGTGATCCAgtcaataatttaaaaaaattgcaTGATCCAAAAATAAATAGTATTTGCACTTGACAGGAAAAAAAAAGTCAAGATTCTTTCAGCCACCGCTGAGATTCTTAAATATTTTATAATAACCTATGCGAAGGCGAACTTACCTCAGGATATGGTTAATAAAATTAACAGATTAATAAATGTACTGAAGTACATCACATTGTTATGGTctttaaaaaaataaacataaGCCTGGCACCTCACAAACCCAGTCCACTTCACACGGCTCAGACAGCCCAATCTGGCCAGTTTAACAAGCAGgcatttccccctctccctcccaaacTGTAAGCTTGCTCACTTAGTCACGTTGTTACCACCAGTGCTCTAAAAACCTAAGCAGAAAttattacaattcaaaaacaaaacactgcggatgctggaatctgaaatacaatcagaaaatgctagaaatactcagcggggcaggcagcatctgtggagagagacacacagagttaaggtttcaggtcgatcaactccgtttctctctccacagatgctacacgggccgccgagatttccagcattttctgattttattacaATTAAAATTCAAGCCGAATTACTAATGATCAAATGAGCTGCTCGTTTCTAACCGCCCCTTCCTTCCCCGGAGTGGTTGGCCCTGACTGGGGGGTATGCTTCGACTGACGCACTGTTGGGAGAATGAACAAACGCTCTTAGTTACAGCCATTCAAAATAAAACTTTCAAAACGCATACCCGACAAGAAATTCATTAAAACAGGGCCGTGGAACTCACTGGACGTCAGTTATTGCCAGCACGCAAGATCTGTTTTACTGACTCTTGTGCGCCACAATTTACCGAACTCGCATTCAACGAAGAAAAAGGGGCCATTTCTTTTACGGCGTTGTGACGATTCTGATGTCACAGCACAGCTGCAACAGTAGGATTTGGCCGCCAGTTCTTACAAAGATGGCGTTGGGAAAGTCGAGAAAAGAACTTGTGCGACAAAGTTTCTGCTGAACACGCACGAAAGGGGAGGGTGTAGAAAGGGGGAGGAGGGGTCATTAATGGGTCACGGAAACCTTTCCACTGGGACATAAAGACCTCGTGGAATCAAAGCTCTCAGGAAATTAGCGGGTAAAGTGTCAGGATCTTGTGGATACATGTTCGCAGCTCAACTCTTCAGTGACGACAGCGGGGTCACAGCAGCACAAGAAAAAAAAGCCAGTGGGTGCATTTGCTTCAATTAGTCTTGTGCTTATGTTCCAATACATAAGATTAAAATAGCGACCAGAAGACAAAAAACGAGCATGAGACACAGTCCAAGATTAAAACCACCGTTTCCCACTAATTACCTCCCAATCTAGTTGTATCCAGGGGAGGGAGAGCTGGGACCTTTAGCTGCGATGCTGTTTTTATTCCACCATGTTAAATTTGATTCCAAACCATGCTAGGACAAGGTGCGTCAAACTCATACAAATGACAAGAAGGTTAAACCCACAGGCACAAGGCGGAGGTGTTCCACACGCACGATTCGGAAACTATTATCACCTATCCCACCACTCCCAAGTCAGTAGTGTAACACATTGATGTACAGGTAGTAGAACTTTTTGCAGGTTTGATCCTACCCCACAAACACGGACTCCAGCACAAACCAGCCCCAATTGGGCACCGCCTGCTGATCTCGCTCAGGAGCTGGCAAGGGTGCGGGGAATTTAAAAATGCCACGGTGGTGCTTTTCCCGAGAGAGTGGCCGAGGCACATTGTTGGGACGGAGCAGAGTGGACTTTACTCTGCAACGAATCCATACCATCGGTGACCTTGGAGTGCTTTGATGCTGACAACGGAGGGTGCTCCGTTCCCCAGCACGGGCCCCTGTCACTCCCACGAGCACAAAAATTCATGCCAAAGAGTGTCAAATATCGGCTTTATGGAATGTTCATGGCCATGGGTAGTTTTTGTTTGAAGTCATGTGACATCActtaaaatttcttcacccagagggtggtgggggtctggaactcactgcctgaaagggtggtagaggcagaaaccctcaccacatttaaaaagtacttggatgtgcacttgaagtgcggtaacctacagggttacggaccgagagctggaaagtgagattaggctgggtagttctttgttggccggcgaggatacgatgggccgaatggcctccttccgcgctgcaaatctccatgattctatgatcagcACCACTTCTGGACTCAgcgataatgcaaagattgcatgcAGGATTTAAAACGCAGGAGTTGTAGGTCACAAAGGAACTTCCGATCTATGAGTATTGTTAACTGTCGGCTAACCTCAATAGAGCCCACTCGATGGCACAAAGCAATAGTACAACGAGAAAAAGGGAGCGAAGGGGGACAGGGATACCAGCGTGCCCCTCAAAGCAAAAGCCGTCTCCAGCTTGGTTCCAAATATACCCCAGGAATTGTTAAATAAAAACGACAACAAAAAAAATACCTACACGCGTATAACAGTTGCCTGTATCCATTCTATCCCACAACCCGTATAATGTTTCTCTGAGGACCTTGCCAATCTCGCTGCTCTGCCTGCGGGTTTGCGGCAACCATGCCGCATTCTGTGCCAAACCAGAGAATGGCAAGTGGAGGAACCGGTGGGAAACTGTGGACACTTCACCGGTGACCGTAGTTATTTCAGGAACGCCGACAGATCCATAACTGGCAGCAAGCAAGTTATGGCGATCTTCTGCAGAAGTGAAAGAACTCATTGCACGCCGTCACTTGGGGGCTGAAGGGGAAGGGGGCTAAATTACATCATAGAGAGTTTAATATTGGTAGACAAAGATGGTATTCAGTGAGGCCATCAGAAAGGATGACTGCAGTACTGGGGGTTCAACGTAGTCACCATTTTGGGCCACTTGGAATCACTGATTTGTTGGTCACATGTTACTTCAACGTTGCCATGGGCAACATGATCTCGGAAGTTATTATTCTTTCCACTAAAGAAAATATTTCTAATATCCACGATGTGCTCTGGCCGCCCGGCTCATCTGTGGTTGACATGGTTCTGGGGCTGCGGGGCACCACTGAGGAGAACATCCGTTAAGTCCCTCATCACAGCCGTTTCCTTGGGGTCGACGAGATTGAACTCCCTGACAAAGATCAGAAAGTGCGTGTACAAGGTGTTGAGGTGTGGGTACAGTTCAAGGGCCACGACTTCCTTGAAGTGGGCGCAGTAGATATGAGCAAGAACGTGGAAGAGATAGCGGCTGATCTTCTGAACGAGCGATTCAAAGGAACTCGGGAACTCTTTACCTGCCGGCAAAATGGGAGAGCAGTCAACTTCACAAGGGCAACGGTTCTTCTACATGTGCTTAGACGGTCACAGGCACAGACAAGCATgcacacacaacaacaacaactttaatttatacagcgcctttaacatagtgaaatgtcccaaggtgcttcacacagtATGCTGCATACTTGTGCAGCAGTATTatgctgcacaagtagaaattagggcaggtgaccagaagcttggtcaaagaggtaggttttaaggagcgtcttgaatgaggaaagagaggtagagaggtttagggagggagttccagagtttgagggctaggcaacagaaggcacagccaccaatggttgagcgattacaatcagggatgctcaggagggcagaattagaggagcacagatatctcgggggttgtggggctggaggagattacagagatagggagggacgaggccatggagggatttgaaaataaggatgagaattttgaaattgaggtgttgcttaaccgggagccaatgtaggtcagcgagcacaggggtgatgggtgagcaggacttggtgcgagttttggatcagctctagtttaggtagggtagaaagtgggaggccgggcaggagtgcgttggaatagtcaagtgtagaggtaacaaaggcacgcggatgagggttttagcagaagAAAAACAGATGAATGATGGATGGGTGAAGTTTTTGTCCCATATCCAATTGATAAATGAGAAACAGAACAATTATAGAATTTGTCCTCCTTTTGCTGGATGTGAAGAGAGGATTTTGAGCTGTTTATCACCATGGTTACAGGTCAGTCACCGATCCACCACCCGCAATCTGAGGCAGTGTAACAAACGATGTTAAAGTGTTTTGGCACCAATACATTACATACATCTAGGTTCGTACAAATCACTACAATTCTCGGTTGCCAAGTAATCATTTTCGAATGAAAACCAGAGTAGAAGTCAGTTTGCAGCAGATGTAGGAGCAAACCAGCTTCGAGTTTTGCATATTTGGtttcgggccatcacacatgggaatgCACTTTTTACATTCAGTCAAAACACTCACCATACTTGGTCGGGAAGATCTCCTCGTCGGTCAGTAGTTTTTGGATGTGCGTCATCACTAGGTCGATATACTGTGGGGCAGTACACTTTATTTTCTTCCCTCGCTCATCCGTCCAGAAGTACTGACTGTAACAAATTATAGGAGACAGGATGAGCAACAGTTTAATAACTCATCCGATTGGCCTTTCGTCATGTGCCAGCTGGATCAGTGAGCATCTGTAGACTGTTCAACTCTGAAGAACATCGCAGCGAGCCTAATGCTGTCCTGACACCAACAAAAGCATATTTaggaacacagaaacaggaggcggctatttggcccctcgaccaTCCTAttggatcacagctgatctgtccctcaactccatttaccttcaTTTGTTCCAAATTGCTTAGCTAATAGAAATCTATTGATCTTAGTCTTGAAAATTTCTATCAGCCCAGCATCCAGCATCTTTTGAGGAAGCAAGGATTTCCACTAACCTTtgcgtggaaaaagtgcttcctgattccaCTCCTAAATCGTCTCTCGCTCTAATCTTAAGGTACAATTCGGTGATTCCTGCGGGTTAGTTATCAGAAATGGCAACTGTGGCTTATTCATCCCTTTCGAGCCCAGCAGTACAGAGGCCAACGTCAGAACCCAAACCATTGTCCATCGAGATCAACATACCACGTATCAAACGGGGGGAACCTATCGTGGCTTATGTTGCATGGTGCCGCATGGTGCTTTTTGGCTCCAAGCCACTGGGGGAGCTCCACATGCTATTAGGTAAGCGGGGTGACAAGGACACTGGCACAGCGCTAACTATCAAAACGGTGACCATTAGGAATAGGACAGGTGAAAAAACACTAACGTGTGCTCCACTGACCATACTATCAACCAGGTTAACATAACATCATGATTATTCTTGCAGGAGTGTTCGAACTCTTGATGGTAATGGTGTTGCGTCATCATCATCAGGCACTAACTGCAAAACTGTAGTTTGCTGTGGTTGGAGAATGCTCCATGTATACATGTCAATGATTTTTTTAAAATCAGCTTTAGAATGCATTTTTGGGCTGCTTTGATTTGCTggttgccccgtgtcccaactcgcaccaagtcctgctcacccatcaccccctgtactcgctgacctacattagcttccagttaagcaatgtctcgatttcaaaattcacatccttattttcaaatccctccagggcctcgcccctccctatctctgtaatctccttcagcctcacaaccccccccaccccagatatCTCCACTCATCTTATTCTGCCCTCCTGAGATTCCCTGActgtaatcgttcaaccattgatggccgtgccttctgttgcctaggctccaagctctggaactctctgcctaaacctctccgcctctctttcctccttcaagacgcgccGTAAgacatacatctttgaccaagcttttggtcaccagcgctaatttctacttgtgcggctcggtgtcaaatctttagcgcataatactcctgtgaagtgcctcgggacgtttcactaggttaaaggcgctatataaatacaagttattgttgttggttGGACAGCAACACTGCCTGAGATAGGGACAGATTGCCTGCCACATCACTGGAGAAgatgaaattattatttttttggtTATTAGGGAGATGATGTTCATTCTTTCTCCCCCTTCACCTTACTTGGATTTGCCTGAACCAACTAGAGCCAAAAAAGGCAGTGGATTGACCCCCCCATGCTGCTCTGCAGTGCCACCATTTCAACAGTAAAATCCAAGGAACTGGGTGCTGTTCTCAGCGTTTTCATCCAGCCCAGACCAATGGAACAAGGGTCTCTGCCTGGCAAGCTGCAAGTGAGTTAACAGCCTCAACcttatcaactggttttcccttcaaTGCTCCTTCTCGATCTGTAGGAATGGGCCGAACTCCACATATTGCTTCTTGCACTCTGTGGAGCTGTGTGTTAATGCTCTGCATTAGCTGTTAATTACACCTTAAATGTAACTTTTCAGTGAATTATATCTCTGTAGGGAGTAGTTCCACTTAAAAGTAAACTTAAGTACACACTTAAATCCGTTGCACACAATTCTTTAGCGAGTGAAAAGTACTTACGTATTACACGCATTCATCACTGGACAGGTCTCTGCTGTGCAGAACTCGGAGATGGCGCTGTACTGCAGGTTTATATGGTTGAAGAATGTCATCGCTATCCAAACAAAAGTAATTAGGAACAACGTGTgaggcacagggttacaatcaaaaTTAATTCTTGTAACAACAAGGCTctgctctattttctccctctcaaTGACAGCTCCCATATCTGGACCATAGCACTAACATCTATTGATATattgaagagctggaaagtgggattagaccgaACAGCTCTTTTtctgccagcacagacacgatgggatgaacggcctccttctgtgccgcaaatgtctatgattctatgacaataaAGAATAATAATGGATACCCAAGAGTTACTTACACACTAGAATCAAATCAAAGAATTCTGATGGTTTTTAGATCTATTATTTCTCCATATGTCACACATTATTCTACGTCAGTGAGTAATCTGCTCCAAGGGCTCTTTCCAAGAACTCTCAATTTCTGACAGGCCAGCCCCAGATGCCTCGTCCCTCTGTTTTCCCTTCCTCCTTGTAGGGAAGTATCTTGCCTCCATTTATGAGCTCCCCCCTTCCCAACAGCTTACCTGCAATAAAAAGCTAACCACATATAAAACTAGTCAGAAAGCCGGATCCCTCCTCTCCGTGAGATCGGTCTCTCGCATCAGGTTGTGTCAGTATTTCAAATCTTCCCTGCCCTCACCACCATCCCCCCCACCCTGCATATAAATAACCTTCTCAAGGTGCTGGCTCTTTTTGGAATatgattaataagaacataagaaatagtagcaggagtaggccatacagcccctcgagcttgctccgtcatttaatacgatcatggctgatccaatcatggactcgggtccacttccctgcctgctccccataaccccttattcccttatcgcttaagaaactatctatctcagtcttaaatttattcaatgtcccaacttccaaagctctctgacttccacagatttacaatcctcagaagaaatttctcctcatctctgttttaaatgggcagccccttattctaagataatgccccctatttcgagtctcccccatcagtggaaacatcctctctgcatccaccttgtcaagacccctcataatcttatacgtttcgataagatcacctttcattcttctgaattccaacgagcagaggcccaacctactcaaccgttcctcataagtcaaccccctcatccccggaatcaatctagtgaaccttctctgaactgccttcatggGCACCAGCAGCCCTTAGTACCTCATTCAATGCGTGAGCCTAGCGTGcctgcaggctattcaactgtggaggaAGTCACAGCCAACTGCATATCGTCCTCTCCCAAagtccagcagggatcactggatagctGAATTTTCCTCTTCCGAATGCAAAGGTGCTGAGGCCAACTGTTGGTAAACCTACCATTGACCAGGCTGACATCAGCTAACTTTGCACAAGCTGGGAATCAGCTCCTGGTCtgaatggctcagtaccacaccttgCAGTGCACTTATACCCTGTAAACCATCCAAGGAGCACAAGGCCAATTGTCATACATTAATATCTTTCCGGTCTCCGTAAAGGTGCTCAAAGTCCGTAGAGAGATTTACAATCCTACTGACAACTCGACCAATGCAGCCTACTGGAAATTAATTTGAATGATGGTGTTGCAGTCAAGAAAGAAGCACAACAGGTCTTTAATGAGAGTGTTCACGATGGTACAAAGCAACAGAATGGGAAATCAATACTGTAGTTTAATGGCTTCACTGCCTGGAGGAGGAAGCGGGAGAGTTTCCAGTTCAGTTCTTGATTAGTGCCCCATCATTGAGGAAAGAATGCATTACCAGCACAGATTACATAAGAAACAGGTTATACGTTTACTGAGCCCTCCAGGGACTCGCAGTCAAGGCCACTGATTTGTGGTTTACGCAGAAAGAAAGGTGCAAGCGTAGAATGTGATGCTCAAAACTCCTGCAACACCCCCTATTTAGCAAAAACAAGATGTGCCTCATTCAGCCCCCATAAAGCAGCGTCCTGCTCACCACAAGTGTATATGGGCTGTAATAAGCAAGGAAAGGAAGATATTGCTTGTGAGAAAGAAAACGATAAGGAAGTGAAAgggtaaaaataaaaaaaagtCTGTGAACACTGCACGCCATTCAGCATCTAAAACAGATTTCCTATCAGCTGAAGGCTGTACTCCCAAACCATTAACCTGCCAGATGCTGACAGACATGATGTGTATTGCAAGCATTTCGGTTTCAATTTTTTGAATTCGATCTCTGTATTTCATTTCATCATGATGATAAAGGGACCCACAAGTAGTATGGAAGAACAATTTGCTGAGATGACACTTTCTCAGTGTTTAACGCCCGTGATATTTTGGTACAAATAGCTGGTGTACTTTTACAGGGTAAAAAGTGGATTGAAAGTACTTTAACAGTAAAGGGTGTCACAGCTTGGCACAGCTAGTAACACTGTTGCTGGAGTCGGAAAGGtatgggctcaagccccactcctgCACATAATCCAGTCGGACACTTTAACATAAAAACATTAGGAGCaagaacaagccattcagcccctcgagccggctccatcattcaatgagaccatggctgatcttctaccttagctCCACTttattgcactatccccatatcccttgattcccataatatccaaaagtctatcaatctctgtcttgaatatactcaacaactgagcctccacagctctctggggtagagaattccaaagattcaccaccctctgagtgaagaggtttctcctcatctcgatcccttattctgagactgtgacccctggttctagactccccagccaaggggaaacatcctccctgcatctatcctgtcaagccctgtaagaattttgtatgtttcttctaaactctatttataggcctagtctgttcaatctctcctcataggacaatccccccatcccaggaatcagtctggtgaaccttcactgcactccctctatggcaagtacatccttccttaggtaaggagaccaaaactgtgcacactactccaggtgcggtctcaccagggccagtTGGTGCAGGACTGAGGAAGGACTACAATGTCAGAGGTGACAACCTTCAGTGGAGACATTTAAGCAAGGCCCGATCACCTAGCTTGTgggcattaaagatcccatggcagtgttCAAAGAACAGCAGACAGTGTCCTGGATAACAGTGCTCCCTTAACCAGCAACACTAAAACAAAGTAATGGTTACTcatttctttgctgtttgtgggatcttcccATGTGCACAATGTTTGCTACATTTGCCCATATAATAGAGACTTTAAAGTAATTGTAGCTGAGAAGTAATTGACTGTGTGCAAAGCACTTTGGGTATTTTAGAGAGATGTGAAAAGTGTACAAATGATTTCGGTCTCATCCCCTCCCCGTCAGAATCTTCCTCATCTCTCTTTATTTGACCAAATACTATCAATAATTCTTCCAACCTTCTTGCACCCCTAAGCTACAAATACATCAGCAAGTGAGATTGTTAACTAGTACTGAATGTAATTTTTAATCTATAcatttctcctccttctcctttagAGCTTTCTATACCAAGCACCATTTCTTGGACAAAAGGAAGAGAACCAACTGACATTCTCCCAGACCTTTGCAAATGACCTCCCTCAGAGAGCCACTGGGAGAGATACAAGTGCAGCCTACAAGATGATTGGCTCACCAATTCTAATTCCACCACCACCTCCCCCTTGGGAAATGGCTAGCCTTTGCCTGGACAAAACTCAGAACTCATTGGGCCGGATTTTtagcaggtttgcgaccgggttcgcACCGCGGCGACCCTCGGGTGCCTGtatgcggcggcgcttccaagtaccgccggggagaggtgcaccaACATGCAATGACGCGGTTTGCGTTTGCGTGGTACTttcagcactctcccgacccgtacaccgcgcccagaatagagacaggtcaaacctgttggtgcagccctgccagcagcggtaagcatgaaaacctgcaaaaaaggtaagttaaagttaatatttttttttcagtgattcaatagataagggtcttgtaaatgtttttcggaattaaaaaaaaatagacccccccccccaggcatctctcgcagcgctcccggccctggactaaagttgccgaaactcgcggattGCGCCATGAATAGTCGTGCAACGATTCCTTTACCAACGTGAAGGtccaaagttcggcctaaaaacggtagtgcaACGTAAACGCTAATTTTGACGTATCGTTACCATTTTCGCCGAAAACCCGGCCCATTGTATGGAAAATTGGAGGAGAATAAACACCAAAGCCTATCAAACATTACCCCTGAAGCACCAACTCACGGTGTCACCATACCATTCTCTTGCCGCTAACCTTTAGCTTACTGTTGAGTCTACTCACTGTTATTGGCCAACCATTCATTCTGGTCGATTTCACTGGGCAAGGTCACAAGCATGGGCAAATCGGCATCAGAAACCCGGGCCACGGTGTACTCAGCATCCAGATACAATTTCTTCTCTTCCGTCGAAGGCAATTTATCATCTGGCTTTGATTTTGCAGtcttcctgagagagagagagagagagagagaaagaaaaagaaaaacgataAATAAAATCAGAACTAGGTTGCAAGTATTGTAGCATAAAACAAGTTCCTTTTAATTGTAGGTACAAGTCAGGGATGTTCTCTGTTATTCTAGTCTACCACCATTAGTACATTCCATTCAGTTTAATATCAAACTACTGCACTACAGAGAGCACCACCTCATTAATAGTGTATATAAGCAGCCACCAGCAGTGGTACGAGAGTTTGATGGTCAGATAAGTATTGTGTGCAACAGGACTCTAATCCATTTCTTATTTATACTGTAACATAATATAAACCAAAGTCCATCAAACATTTGGAACATTCGTCCCATACCTTCAGAGACTCTAACAGCCCTCTCTCACTCCTCGACAGGATTCAAGAATACTGATTTTTCTCTTGCATgccccctcccaacatcttccgcccttCCTTATCGCTTCAAAACAATTTATCTATGCTCCTCTGACTATATTCCCATGTTCCTCCCAAGCTGCATAATGAACCACCTTAAACATTTTCCCTCTCCTCAGCGTGTTAAAAATAAGACTCGTTACTCCATCTCTTACTCTAACTCGTTCTTTCCCAGCTTCTGAAAACAGTGGCACTGCCCCCCCCTTGGTCTTTCCAATTTCCTACAACCTACTGGCTTATAAAGCTCAATCATGACATCCCATAAACCATCACTGAatgcttgaataaaaacagaaaatgttggaaataccagcaggtcaggcaacatctgttgagagagaaagagtggtaacgtttcaggtctgtgacctttc
The DNA window shown above is from Pristiophorus japonicus isolate sPriJap1 chromosome 19, sPriJap1.hap1, whole genome shotgun sequence and carries:
- the LOC139230016 gene encoding MOB kinase activator 2-like isoform X1 produces the protein MDWLMGKTAKSKPDDKLPSTEEKKLYLDAEYTVARVSDADLPMLVTLPSEIDQNEWLANNTMTFFNHINLQYSAISEFCTAETCPVMNACNTQYFWTDERGKKIKCTAPQYIDLVMTHIQKLLTDEEIFPTKYGKEFPSSFESLVQKISRYLFHVLAHIYCAHFKEVVALELYPHLNTLYTHFLIFVREFNLVDPKETAVMRDLTDVLLSGAPQPQNHVNHR
- the LOC139230016 gene encoding MOB kinase activator 2-like isoform X2, whose amino-acid sequence is MNGWPITVFMLTAAGRAAPTAMTFFNHINLQYSAISEFCTAETCPVMNACNTQYFWTDERGKKIKCTAPQYIDLVMTHIQKLLTDEEIFPTKYGKEFPSSFESLVQKISRYLFHVLAHIYCAHFKEVVALELYPHLNTLYTHFLIFVREFNLVDPKETAVMRDLTDVLLSGAPQPQNHVNHR